Proteins from a single region of Pseudomonas quebecensis:
- the murU gene encoding N-acetylmuramate alpha-1-phosphate uridylyltransferase MurU, with protein sequence MKAMILAAGKGERMRPLTLHTPKPLVQAGGKRLIEYHLEALARAGFTDIVINHAWLGQQIESYLGDGAQFGLRIRYSPEGEPLETGGGIFQALPLLGDEPFLVVNGDIWTDYDFSRLKQPLQGLAHLVMVDNPAHHPSGGDFYLDHSLLHDAALGADNLTFSGISVLHPQLFAGCSAGAFKLAPLLRAAMAKGQVTGEHMAGRWIDVGTLERLAQVETLLTAGQ encoded by the coding sequence ATGAAGGCCATGATCCTGGCCGCCGGCAAAGGCGAGCGGATGCGTCCGCTCACCTTGCACACGCCCAAGCCGCTGGTGCAGGCCGGCGGCAAACGCTTGATCGAGTATCACCTGGAGGCGCTGGCCAGGGCCGGTTTCACCGACATCGTGATCAACCATGCCTGGCTTGGCCAGCAGATCGAAAGCTACCTGGGCGACGGCGCGCAATTTGGTCTGCGCATCCGTTACTCCCCAGAAGGCGAGCCGCTGGAGACCGGCGGCGGGATTTTCCAGGCACTGCCTTTGTTAGGAGACGAACCCTTCCTGGTGGTCAATGGCGATATCTGGACCGATTACGACTTCAGCCGGCTCAAGCAGCCGCTCCAGGGCCTGGCGCACCTGGTCATGGTCGATAACCCGGCGCATCACCCGTCGGGTGGTGACTTCTACCTGGATCACAGTCTGCTTCATGATGCGGCGCTCGGTGCCGATAACCTGACCTTCAGTGGCATTTCCGTGCTCCACCCTCAGTTGTTCGCGGGTTGCAGCGCGGGTGCCTTCAAGCTGGCGCCGCTGTTGCGGGCGGCCATGGCGAAAGGTCAGGTAACGGGGGAGCACATGGCAGGACGCTGGATTGATGTCGGCACGCTGGAGCGCCTGGCGCAAGTCGAAACCCTGCTCACAGCGGGGCAGTAG
- a CDS encoding TerB family tellurite resistance protein, with amino-acid sequence MLWPGTLIGAGAGYAIASIPGALLGALLGQALDRRLQLHSWAQLRERLGGRPALRNDELLFVLLGRLAKSNGRVVDGHIQQARQEMRALDMSASAQRRAIAAFNRGKSGSDRVRRYLRVLKAQPHAAEGVLRACWRMVWADGRADDAERDLINQWGRWLGWTPQQLKALAADYTPERKPLANRGASYQDALRLLGVTATTEPSAIKRAYRRLLSRHHPDKIAGTGASPAQVREATERTRELHSAYALIRERRDFR; translated from the coding sequence ATGTTGTGGCCAGGGACGCTGATCGGCGCCGGGGCTGGCTATGCCATTGCCAGTATTCCGGGGGCTTTGTTAGGGGCGCTGTTGGGGCAGGCGCTGGATCGTCGCCTGCAACTGCACAGTTGGGCGCAGTTGCGCGAACGCTTGGGCGGCCGCCCGGCGTTACGCAATGACGAATTGCTGTTTGTGTTGTTGGGGCGGCTGGCCAAGAGCAATGGTCGCGTGGTGGACGGGCATATCCAGCAGGCGCGGCAAGAGATGCGCGCGCTGGACATGAGCGCATCGGCCCAGCGTCGGGCGATTGCGGCGTTCAACCGGGGCAAGTCCGGTTCTGACCGTGTGCGCAGGTACCTGCGCGTGCTCAAGGCTCAACCCCATGCCGCCGAAGGCGTATTGCGAGCGTGTTGGCGGATGGTCTGGGCGGACGGTCGCGCGGACGATGCGGAGCGCGATCTGATCAATCAATGGGGCCGCTGGCTCGGCTGGACACCGCAACAGCTCAAGGCTCTGGCCGCTGACTACACCCCCGAGCGCAAGCCGTTGGCGAACCGAGGCGCGAGTTATCAAGACGCCTTGCGCCTGCTCGGAGTAACGGCTACCACGGAACCGTCGGCGATCAAGCGTGCTTATCGCCGCCTGCTCAGCCGTCACCACCCGGACAAGATCGCCGGCACCGGCGCCAGCCCGGCGCAGGTGCGTGAAGCTACCGAACGCACGCGCGAGTTGCATAGCGCCTACGCATTGATTCGCGAACGCCGGGATTTTCGTTAG
- a CDS encoding alpha/beta hydrolase family protein, with protein MPFHHRSALPALCLSLLFTSAFSVQAADAPAPEAEKPVERQPLPERSQAEASALERKIPQQEQQQLQAGSDSFLALWKPANSAEPEGLVIIVPGAGENADWPQAIGPLRRKLPDANWGSLSLSLPDVSVDTLPPRVMEAPNATVDTSSKEASTADKPIEQAASAEAEGTDPSVVPGADEQDKTDASRIFDRIDAAVAFAQTQSARSVVLLGHGTGAWWAARYLSEKQPAQVQKLVMVDAKTPHGRQPDVQQLAPGLKLPTADVFYQDIPQASKNALARLQAAKRLKNDGYKQVSLKTLPGNSAAEQEQLYRRIRGWLSPQANTD; from the coding sequence ATGCCCTTTCACCACCGCTCGGCACTGCCAGCATTGTGCCTGTCGCTGCTTTTTACCAGTGCCTTTTCCGTACAGGCCGCTGACGCTCCCGCGCCAGAAGCCGAAAAGCCCGTGGAACGCCAACCTCTGCCCGAACGCAGCCAGGCAGAGGCCAGCGCTCTGGAACGCAAAATCCCGCAACAGGAGCAACAGCAATTACAGGCCGGCAGCGATTCTTTCCTGGCCCTGTGGAAACCGGCCAACAGCGCCGAACCCGAAGGTCTGGTGATTATCGTACCGGGCGCCGGTGAAAATGCTGACTGGCCGCAGGCAATCGGCCCGTTGCGCCGCAAATTGCCGGACGCCAATTGGGGCAGCCTGAGCCTGTCGTTGCCGGACGTCAGCGTAGACACGCTGCCGCCGCGTGTCATGGAAGCGCCCAACGCCACGGTCGACACCAGCAGCAAGGAAGCCAGCACCGCCGACAAACCCATCGAGCAAGCCGCCAGCGCCGAAGCCGAGGGCACCGACCCTTCGGTGGTTCCGGGTGCCGACGAGCAGGATAAAACCGATGCGTCGCGTATCTTTGATCGCATCGACGCCGCCGTGGCGTTCGCCCAGACCCAGAGCGCACGCAGCGTGGTACTGCTCGGCCATGGCACCGGGGCCTGGTGGGCCGCGCGCTACTTGAGCGAGAAGCAGCCGGCCCAGGTGCAGAAACTGGTCATGGTCGACGCCAAGACACCCCACGGCCGGCAGCCGGATGTGCAGCAACTGGCCCCAGGCTTGAAACTGCCGACCGCCGATGTCTTCTATCAGGATATCCCGCAAGCCAGCAAAAACGCCCTGGCCCGCCTGCAAGCGGCCAAGCGTTTGAAGAATGACGGCTATAAGCAGGTGTCGCTCAAGACCCTGCCCGGCAACAGCGCCGCCGAGCAGGAGCAGCTGTACCGCAGGATCCGCGGCTGGTTAAGCCCCCAGGCCAACACAGATTGA
- a CDS encoding PAS domain-containing sensor histidine kinase, with amino-acid sequence MGFRCLLVIGCWCVALMANAAPASAVGPAQLTAQQREWLAAHPELRVGVVLQAPYAQYDRRLQRLSGANVELMQWLAKALNIELTWRNFPSQEQLEEAVREGEVDIAPGLQQTPAGLRLWLFSDPYMRVPQRVVGIREGGGAVELEKLDDQSRVAVRMPSAVADYLRSTYPNLNLQGVPMERQALQLLVSQQARYAVVDEAQLSRLSAEAEFAGLAVVGDIGLPQLLRVATRREWPQLAGIMESALRAIPARDLDQLHTRWLQPQYPRLSQSPGLWQNLSLLLGLLLLASLAVVVWQRRHQRQLEHDLLAAREESAARAAGAQALRLTQFSIDQSTVGILWVNWDSHVRYANRAAETMLGYGPGALIERPLVDLDPTLDMDRWLNLWKRARASEEGPQNFATDCVRADGSILPANVSLSFVRFADAEYLVVYLNDVTELRRTLAALLQSEAQLRELSAHLETVREEEKARIAREVHDELGQMLTVLKLETSMCELAYAQLDPGLHERLNSMKRLIAQLFQLVRDVATALRPPILDAGIASAIEWQARRFEARTHIPCLVQVPDNLPALSDAKAVGLFRILQEALTNVMRHAQAHTVELSLAIEGADLRLTISDDGVGFVPAQGRATSFGLVGMRERVLIMGGQLSLHSEQGEGTTLSVTVPLDA; translated from the coding sequence ATGGGTTTTCGCTGTCTGCTGGTTATCGGCTGTTGGTGCGTTGCCTTGATGGCAAACGCCGCTCCCGCGTCTGCCGTCGGGCCGGCGCAGTTGACCGCGCAGCAGCGCGAATGGCTGGCGGCGCACCCGGAACTGCGAGTGGGTGTGGTGCTGCAAGCGCCTTATGCGCAATACGATCGGCGCCTGCAGCGCTTGTCCGGGGCCAACGTTGAGTTGATGCAGTGGCTGGCCAAGGCGCTGAATATCGAGCTGACCTGGCGCAATTTTCCCTCTCAGGAGCAGCTCGAAGAGGCTGTGCGCGAAGGTGAAGTGGACATCGCGCCCGGCCTGCAGCAAACCCCGGCCGGCCTGCGCCTGTGGTTGTTCAGCGACCCCTACATGCGCGTGCCCCAGCGTGTGGTCGGCATTCGCGAGGGCGGCGGTGCGGTGGAGCTGGAAAAACTCGATGATCAATCTCGCGTCGCGGTGCGCATGCCCAGCGCCGTGGCCGATTACCTGCGCAGCACGTACCCCAATCTGAATCTGCAAGGCGTGCCCATGGAGCGTCAGGCCCTGCAGTTGCTGGTCAGCCAGCAGGCGCGCTACGCCGTGGTGGATGAAGCGCAACTGAGCCGTTTATCAGCGGAGGCGGAATTCGCCGGGCTGGCGGTGGTGGGCGATATCGGCCTGCCGCAACTCTTGCGCGTGGCCACCCGCCGCGAATGGCCGCAGCTGGCCGGCATCATGGAAAGCGCGCTGCGCGCCATCCCCGCCCGTGACCTGGACCAACTGCACACCCGTTGGCTGCAGCCCCAATACCCTCGGCTGTCGCAATCTCCCGGGCTGTGGCAAAACCTCAGCCTGTTGCTGGGCCTGCTGCTGCTCGCCAGCCTGGCGGTGGTGGTCTGGCAGCGCCGCCACCAGCGCCAGCTGGAACACGATCTGCTGGCCGCCCGTGAAGAAAGCGCCGCCCGCGCCGCCGGTGCCCAGGCGTTACGGTTGACGCAGTTTTCCATCGATCAAAGCACTGTCGGCATTCTCTGGGTCAACTGGGACAGCCATGTACGCTATGCCAACCGGGCGGCCGAGACCATGCTCGGTTATGGCCCCGGCGCTTTGATCGAGCGACCGCTGGTCGACCTTGACCCCACGCTGGACATGGACCGCTGGCTCAACCTGTGGAAGCGCGCGCGGGCCAGCGAAGAGGGGCCGCAGAATTTCGCCACCGATTGTGTGCGCGCCGATGGCAGCATCCTGCCGGCTAACGTCTCCTTGAGTTTTGTACGCTTTGCCGACGCCGAATACCTGGTGGTCTACCTCAACGACGTCACCGAACTGCGCCGCACCCTGGCCGCCCTGTTGCAAAGCGAGGCGCAACTGCGCGAGCTGTCGGCCCACCTGGAAACCGTGCGCGAAGAAGAAAAGGCCCGCATCGCCCGGGAAGTACACGACGAACTCGGGCAGATGCTCACCGTGCTCAAGCTGGAAACCTCCATGTGCGAGCTGGCCTACGCGCAGTTGGACCCCGGCCTGCATGAGCGCTTGAACAGCATGAAGCGCCTGATCGCTCAGCTGTTCCAACTGGTGCGCGACGTGGCTACCGCGTTGCGCCCGCCGATTCTCGACGCAGGCATTGCCTCGGCCATCGAGTGGCAGGCCCGGCGCTTCGAAGCGCGCACGCACATTCCTTGCCTGGTGCAAGTGCCGGATAACCTGCCGGCGCTGAGCGACGCCAAGGCCGTCGGCCTGTTTCGCATCCTGCAAGAGGCACTGACCAATGTGATGCGCCATGCCCAGGCGCATACTGTGGAACTGAGCCTGGCGATCGAAGGCGCCGACCTGCGCCTGACCATCAGTGACGACGGTGTCGGCTTCGTTCCGGCCCAAGGTCGAGCGACCTCGTTCGGCCTGGTCGGCATGCGCGAGCGGGTGTTGATCATGGGCGGCCAACTGAGCCTGCACAGCGAGCAGGGGGAGGGCACCACCCTGAGCGTGACGGTGCCGTTGGATGCCTGA
- a CDS encoding response regulator: MIRVLVAEDHTIVREGIKQLIGLAKDLQVVGEASNGEQLLETLRHVACEVVLLDISMPGVNGLEAIARIRALNNPPAILVLSMHDEAQMAARALKVGAAGYATKDSDPALLLTAIRKVAAGGRYIDPDLADRMVFEVGLTDARPLHSLLSEREFSVFERLAQGANVNDIAQQLALSSKTISTHKARLMQKLNITSLAELVRYAMEHKLL, from the coding sequence GTGATACGTGTACTGGTAGCCGAAGACCACACCATCGTCCGTGAAGGCATCAAGCAATTGATCGGCCTGGCCAAAGACCTGCAGGTGGTGGGGGAGGCGAGCAATGGCGAGCAGTTATTGGAGACGCTGCGCCACGTCGCCTGTGAGGTGGTGCTGCTGGACATCTCAATGCCCGGCGTCAATGGCCTGGAAGCGATTGCGCGGATTCGTGCATTGAACAACCCGCCGGCGATCCTGGTGCTGTCGATGCATGACGAAGCGCAGATGGCCGCGCGGGCCTTGAAGGTCGGCGCCGCCGGCTACGCCACCAAGGACAGTGATCCGGCGTTGCTGCTCACGGCGATTCGCAAGGTGGCGGCCGGCGGGCGTTATATCGACCCTGACCTGGCCGACCGGATGGTCTTCGAAGTCGGCCTCACCGATGCCCGCCCCCTGCATTCATTGCTTTCGGAGCGCGAGTTCTCGGTGTTCGAACGCCTGGCGCAGGGCGCCAATGTCAATGACATCGCCCAGCAACTGGCCCTCAGCAGCAAGACCATCAGCACCCACAAGGCGCGCCTGATGCAGAAGCTTAATATCACCTCCCTGGCCGAGCTGGTGCGGTACGCCATGGAACACAAGCTTCTGTAG
- a CDS encoding ABC transporter ATP-binding protein, producing MSEVDSNDVLVSFRGVQKSYDGENLIVKDLNLEIRKGEFLTLLGPSGSGKTTSLMMLAGFETPTAGEIQLAGRSINNVPPHKRDIGMVFQNYALFPHMTVAENLAFPLSVRGLSKTDISERVKRVLSMVQLDAFAQRYPAQLSGGQQQRVALARALVFEPQLVLMDEPLGALDKQLREHMQMEIKHLHQRLGVTVVYVTHDQGEALTMSDRVAVFHQGEIQQIAAPRTLYEEPKNTFVANFIGENNRLNGRLHSRSGERCVVELARGEKVEALAVNVGQVGGPVTLSVRPERVSLNGSSESCVNRFSGRVAEFIYLGDHVRVRLEVCGKTDFFVKQPIAELDPALAVGDVVPIGWQVEHVRALDPLLEAN from the coding sequence ATGAGCGAGGTGGATTCAAATGATGTGCTGGTCAGCTTTCGTGGCGTGCAGAAAAGCTACGACGGCGAGAACCTGATCGTCAAAGACCTCAACCTGGAGATTCGCAAGGGCGAGTTCCTCACCTTGCTTGGGCCTTCCGGCTCGGGCAAGACCACCAGCCTGATGATGCTCGCGGGTTTCGAAACGCCGACCGCCGGTGAAATCCAGCTGGCCGGGCGCTCCATTAACAACGTGCCGCCGCATAAGCGCGATATCGGCATGGTGTTCCAGAATTACGCGTTGTTCCCACACATGACCGTTGCCGAGAACCTCGCATTCCCATTGTCGGTGCGCGGTTTGAGCAAGACCGACATCAGCGAGCGCGTCAAGCGCGTGCTCAGCATGGTCCAGCTCGACGCCTTCGCCCAGCGCTACCCGGCGCAGCTCTCCGGCGGTCAGCAACAGCGCGTGGCCTTGGCCCGGGCGCTGGTGTTCGAACCGCAACTGGTGCTGATGGACGAACCCCTCGGCGCACTCGACAAGCAACTGCGCGAACACATGCAGATGGAGATCAAGCACCTGCACCAGCGCCTCGGGGTGACCGTGGTGTACGTGACCCACGACCAGGGCGAAGCCTTGACCATGTCCGACCGCGTGGCGGTGTTCCACCAGGGCGAGATCCAGCAGATCGCCGCGCCGCGCACCCTGTATGAAGAGCCGAAGAACACCTTCGTGGCTAACTTCATTGGCGAAAACAACCGTCTCAACGGCCGCCTGCACAGCCGCAGCGGCGAACGTTGCGTGGTTGAGCTGGCGCGGGGCGAGAAGGTCGAGGCGCTGGCGGTGAACGTCGGCCAGGTCGGCGGCCCGGTGACGCTGTCGGTGCGCCCGGAACGCGTCAGCCTCAATGGCTCCAGCGAAAGCTGCGTCAATCGCTTCTCGGGGCGCGTGGCGGAGTTCATCTACCTGGGCGACCACGTGCGCGTGCGCCTGGAAGTCTGCGGCAAGACTGATTTTTTTGTGAAACAACCGATCGCCGAGCTGGACCCAGCCCTGGCCGTCGGCGACGTGGTACCGATTGGCTGGCAAGTCGAGCACGTTCGCGCACTCGACCCACTTCTAGAGGCGAATTGA